A window of Acidobacteriota bacterium genomic DNA:
GAGAGCGTCGTCTGACCACGCAACTCGACGGGACCACGCTGGCCGATCGTGCTGCCCGCGTGGTCGCTGAGCAGCCGACCACGCTGGCCACGCTCGCCGACGAGCAGCCCGAGTACGGGCAATTGGCCAGCATGCTCTGGAGGTCGGCGCGATCGCCGCTCACACTCGGCAACCGCCTGGAGATTCTTCAGGACGCCCGCGAGAAGTACCCGCGTCTGCTCTCGGACATGCGGAACGCCTCGCACTCGATTCATCTGCTCTACTACGAATGGGCGTCGGATCCCTTTACCGAGGACGTCGGCCGGTTGCTCGCAGACAAGGTGAAGGAGGGCGTACAGGTTCGCATCCTGTACGACCCGGTTGGCAGCTTGACCATGCTCACGCGCCGGTACGTGCGCGAGTTGCGCGAGAAGGGCATCCGGATGCATCCGTTCGCCCCGCTGCGGCAGTTGCACACCCTCAGCTACCGGAATCATCGGAAGGTGGCCGTCCTCGACGGCCGGATCGGCTACTCGGGTGGTCTGAACATGACCGAGAAGCACCTGACGGGCCCCAAGGGCTTCACGGGCTGGCGCGACACGCACGCGCGCGTCTCGGGCGAAGCCGTCCCGATTCTCCAGTCGGTGTTTGCGACCATGTGGCACAACACGACGGGAGAGAGCCTGTTCGATGAGGCGTTCTTTCCGGATGCGCCCCGCACGTCCGACGGCGTCGCGATTCAGGTGGTCAGCGCAGGTCCCGACTCACGGTGGGAGGCCATCCGACAGTCCTACCTGGCGATGATCGCCCTGGCCAGACACCATGTGTACCTGCAGTCGCCGTTCCTCGTTCTGGACACGAGCGTGGCCGAGGCCTTGAAGACGGCCGCGCTGGCGGGCCTGGACGTCCAGGTGATGATCGCGCCAGCCGGTGCGGAGTGGTCGCCGGCGTACCGCGCGGGCTTGACCTATGCCGCCGACATGGCACGCGCCGGGGTCCGTGTCGTTCTGTATCAAGGCGCGTACTTTCACTCGAAGACCGCGTGCGTGGATTCGATCCTGTGCTCGATCGGGTCGGCCAACATGGATATCCGCAGCTTCTCCATCAACTACGAAACGAACCTCGTCATCTACGACAGACGCATCACGCGACAGTTGGAAGCGGACTTCCAGAGGGACCTCGAGCGCTGTGTTCCGTTCACGACAGCCGAGTACCAAGCCCGTACCCGCCGTGCGCGCCTCGTCGATTCGACGTTGCGCCTGTGTTCTCCGTTGTTGTGAGCGCGTGGCCGCCGCCTGTTCACGACCTGGGCACCTCGGCACGCGCCGCGTTGTGCCGTTCGCGCCCGTCCGGTCAGGACCTGGCGTGCGACTGTGCAAGAATTCCCCGTGCCAGACCGTCGGACGGCTGCCGCCCCGCGCCTGCTCCAACCCATCACCATCCGCACACTGACGCTGCGGAATCGCATCGTGTTCCCGCCGGTCACCACCGGCTACGAACACGAAGGGCACGTCACGCCGCGCAGCCGGCACTTCTATCGCACCATCGCCCGTGGCGGCGCCGGGCTCATCGTGATCGGCGACGTGTCGATTCAACCGAGCTTCACGCCCACGCCCTGCGTGTACGACGACAGCTTCGTTCCCGGCCTGCGCGCGCTGGCCGACGACGTGCACGCCGAAGGCGCCTGCATCGCCGCGCAGCTCTTCCATCAGGAGTACGACGCCGCGGCGCTCGGACGCATCGCCCGCAGCGACGGTCGGGCTGCGGCCATGCAGCGCCTCCACCATGACATGGAGCACTACTGCGGCGAGTTGACCCACGACGACATCGCCGCGATTCTCGAACGCTTTCGCGACGCGGCTCGACGCGTGCACGCGGCCGGATTCGACATGATCCAGGTGCATGGCGATCGGCTGCTGGGCATGTTCACCTCCGGCATCCTCAATCGGCGCACCGACGACTACGGCGGACCCTTGCGGAACCGGGCCCGCTTCGCGCTCGAGGTGGTGCGTACGATTCGAGACGCGGCGCCCGAGTTGCCTATCGAGTACAAGCTCCCGATCATCCGCACCGACCCGCCTCTGGGCAAGGGCGGTCCGACGCTGGCGGAAGCCGAGATCATGGTGCCCTGGCTGGAGGAGGCCGGCGTGGCCAGTCTGCACGTCGCGCTGGCCAATCACGGGGCCATCGGGGACACCATCCCGCCCATGGGCACGCAGCCGTTCGGCTGCTTCGTGGACCTGGCCGAGGTCGTCAAGCGCGTCGCCCGCGTCCCTGTCACCGCCGTCGGCCGCATCGTCGACCCGGATTTCGCCGAAGAGCTTCTCGCAGCCGGCAAGGCCGATCTGGTCGGCATCTGCCGCGGCCTCATCGCCGAGCCCGACTGGCCGCGTGGTCTCCAGCCCGAGGCACGCGAGGACCTGCGCCCGTGCATCATGTGCAACCACTGCGCCAGCAGTCTGATGTCGGGCACGGCCATGAGGTGCGCGATCAATGCCACGATCGGCGAGGAAGCCGAGGAGGTCCCGGTGCAGGTCTCGACCCCACGTCGAGTCCTGGTACTCGGAGGCGGCCCTGCCGGCATGGAAGCTGCGCACACGGCCGCCCGGCGTGGGCACCGCGTAACCCTGGTGGAGCAGCGGGACGAACTCGGCGGCCAGCTCGCTCTCTGCGCCACGCCGGTGCACAAGCACGAGATGGCCAAACTCGCGCGCTACCTCATCACCCAGGTGCACAAGCAGGGCGTGCAGGTACGGCTCGGTGTAACGGAGCACCTGTCGGCCGTGCTTGACCGGCACCCCGCCGATGCGGTGGTCGTGGCCACGGGCAGTTCCCCCGCCATGCCCGTGGTACCGGGCATCGAGCGGCCGGAGGTGATGTCGGCGTGGCAGGCCATGGCCGAGGCGGCGCCGAACCGCCGCGAGGTGGTCGTCGTCGGCGGCGGATCGGTGGGTGTGGAGACGGCGCTGCATCTTGCCGCGCATGGCTCGCGCATCACGGTCGTGGAGATGACCGACACGATCGCCACCGGCGAGTCGCCCACCGTCCTGCCGTTCATTCACCGCGAGATCGCCCGCTACGGCATGCGCGTGCTCACCGGGCACCGTCTGCTCGGGATCGACGACGCTGGCGTGCATCTGGCCGCCAACGACGGCGGCGCGCGCTGTGTCAAGGCCGACCAGGTCGTGATGGCCGTCGGAATCCGCCGCAACGCCAGCTTCCGTGACGAACTGACGGCTCTGGGCCTGGAGTGCCACGTCGTCGGCGACTGTGCCGACGACAGCCCAGGCACGATCGCCGCAGCCATTCGCGCTGGCTTCCGGGCCGGCATGTCCGTCTGACCGGCGGCAGCCCGTCCGAGCCCTCGCGGCCCCGCGAAAGCCCGGTCCGCGACGCGCTCTTCCTCCAAGGACGCGCACTTGCGCACCCAGATCGCCATCGGCCGATTACAGCGGCGTCTCGCGCCGCGGCTGCCAACTGGTGTTCTTCCCGCTCCCTGCTGTGTGCACGGGCCGTGCGGGCGTGCTGGCGATCGCTCCGATCAACTGCTCCGGATGGGACACGTCAAGGTCCTTCAGCGATGGACGCAGGCCCAGCGTCTCGAAGAGCGAGCGGATGTGCGGCCTGGGGTCATCCTTCCAGTCCCAGGCTTTCATCTCGTACTGCCTCGCGTGGGTCCAGCCTTTGAGCTGGGTCTCGCGAGTTTCGGCTCGGCGCAGCGTCGAATGTTCTTCCGCGTAGACCATCTCGACGGGACGCCGGAGACGAGTCCATGTCGAACCATCACCTGTCTGGTGCCTGTCGAGACGGGCGGCGAGGTTCGTGGTGAAGCCGACGTAGAGGGAGTCGTCGGAGCAGCGGAGGATGTAGACGAAGAAGGGCACACCGCCGCGATTGCGAGATTGGCGCCATCGAGGTGAAGGCGTGAAATGCGCGATCGCACTCAGGCCAGGTGGTAACCGGAGTTGTCCTTCGACCGGTCAATGGTGGAGGCGGCGGGAGTCGAACGCGACTTGGCGGGTTTTCATAAGTCTTTGATGGTGGCCGGCTTCTGGGCCAAGTCGCGTGAGGTCAGTAGGTTATCGACTGCTGCCGATTCCACTCGCATCCCCTCGATTCACCCGATTTCGTCCGTGTTCCTGGAGAGATAGAGGAGGCGGCGGGACACCGTGCCCGCCGCCTCCAACACGGCACGATCAACCTTTCCGCTTCAGCCGTTCAACTTCGGCATGGAAGGCAGGGGGCAACTCGGCGATCAGCGTCTCGATGTCGCGCACCTGGTGCTGCACCGTCAGCACGACGATGCCCTGCGGCATGAGGTCGTAGATCACGAAGTGCTGCCGCGCAGGGATCATCAGGAAAGGAGCCGAGCGGTGCTGCCGAAGGCGCCCCTGGTCCGGGCTGACCGCTGCATCGCGCAACGCTGCGTACAGGTCGGCGAGGTAGCGGTCGGCCACGTCCTTGCCCCATTCACGGCGGGACCGCGCGTGGATGCGGCGCAGGTCGCGCGCCGCCGTGCGAGTCAGCAGGAAAGTCGCGGCCGGTGGCCCGTCATTTCCAGCCATCGGCTTCCTTGCGGTCGAGCGTCTTCATATCAGTCTTGAAGTCGCCGCTCGACGCAAAGACGCGGCCGGCCGCCACGTCGCGGTAGCCGCTCAGGATGGCGTCCTGCACGATCGCTCCCTCGCGCCGCTCCATGTCGCGGCGGATCAGATCACGCACGTATTCGCTGGGAGTCTCATAGAGGCCATCTTCGCCGACCATCCGCTCGACGAACTCGGCCAAGGGCTGGGACAGGCGGGCGTTGATACGTTCGGACATGGGAGCCTTCATTGTCGCACGAGATGGGCACAGCTGTCGCAACTATTGCCCATTGTTCCGCCAATAAGACCCCCTGCCGATCGTTGGAGGCCGTCCACCGCACTGGAATTCGTCCTCCATCATTCGAGGCACCCCCTAATCGTCAGGGCGGTCTTCTTCAGCTCGGCCGAGTCGAGGCCCTTGCCGTCCTCCTCCGCTGACGTGAAGAGCGTCTTGCCCTCGGCGAACCCGTTCTTCCCGTACCAGGTTCGCTTCCACTCCCAGCCGCGCTTGTAGTTGGGGCGGCTGAGCATCCCGAGGTGTTCCCAAACCAGCAGGTCGCCATCGGCGGTGACGAACGAGAAGTCGGGGCGCAGACGGCCCGCCGCGATCGTCCCGTCCAGCACGCGCTCGTACTCGTAGGGGATGCCGAGCTGGAACAGCATGTTTGCGATCACCAGCTCCGACTTGCTGCGCACCAGATGGCCCTTCTCGGTGCGGTGGATCAGGTGCTCGGCGAAGGGCACTGAGTCGTCGGCGGCGCGGATGACGCTCTGGAAGATGTTCGTGTTGCGGCGCGCGGTCTCCGAGCACTCCGGTCGGGTGAGGTCGAAGAGGCCCGTCGCGTCGTCGCCCTCGATGAGCAGCACGAGCTGCTCAGCCGAGCGGCGTGTCGTCGAAGGAAGTGGCGATTCGGGTGCATCTGTTTCCGCTCTTTGGAGACCGGCGCCTGGACACGATCACGACCGAAGACCTGCAGCACCTGAAGTCGGCGATGGTGGCCCGGTCACCGAAGACCGTCAACAACGTGTTGACGGCGCTGAGCGTGATGCTACGGACTGCCGTCGAATGGGACGTGATCGAACGCGTCCCCTGCACGATCAAGCTGCTGAAGACGCCGAAGGCGACGGCCGCGTTTCACGACTTCGAGGCGTACGAGCGGCTGGTCGAAGCCGCGCGGAAGGACGACCTGGCGTACCTGATCGTGTTGCTGGGCGGCGAAGCGGGCCTCCGGTGCGGCGAGATCATGGCGCTCGAGTGGTCCAACGTCGATCAGAAGAAGCGGCAGTTGTGCGCCGCCCAATCCGAATGGAAAGGGCACGTGACTGCGCCGAAGGGTGGACGGCTGCGATACGTGCCGTTGACTCGGCGACTGGCCGAGGCGCTGAACGGCGCGCGGCACCTGCGGAGCCAGCGGGTGCTGTGCGACCGGGACGGCAAGTCGGTCACGCAGAAGGTCGTCCAGGTGACCGTGCGGCGGGCTGCCAGGCGGGCGAACGTGAAGCCGGGGATTCACATCCTGCGACACACGTTCTGTTCGCACCTGGCGATGCGTGGGGCGCCGGCGAGGGCGATTCAGGAGCTCGCCGGACATCAGGACCTCTCGACCACGCAGCGCTACATGCACCTGAGCCCGGCTGCGATCGACGCGACCATCAGGTTGCTGGAGACAGGAACGGAGGTGGCCGCCGCCGTGGAGAAATAGAGGAGGCGGCGGGAACGGGGCAGGTCAGAGGCTCAGTCGAAGCAAAGGTTGGCTTGCCAGCCGAAGCTCGCAAGTGACTGAGCAGGCCCACCTTCGCCGAAGGCTACGGTGGGCAACCTTCGCCTGAATCGCGAGCGAAGGTTGGTGGAGGCGGCGGGAGTCGAACCCGCGTCCGAGGGCGCATCGCCGCAGAACTCTACGTGCGTGTCCGCTCTTGCAATCTCACCACCAGCCTCGAAGAGCGACGAGAAAAAGCTGGCAGCCAGTCCCGGTGGATCTCACCCCCGCTTGCCGGAACACCCGGCGGGGGCCAGCCCTCTGAATGGCGCGTCATCCCCGGTCGAGGGCGCTCTGGAGCGACGCGTCGCCGTCAATTAAGCGGCGAGTGCAAGCTGCGGTTCCGCAGTTACATTTGGTTTCCGAACGGTTTTACGAGGAAGCTCGGAGTCCTCGGCACG
This region includes:
- the cls gene encoding cardiolipin synthase, whose translation is MDVGPMIADTSWMTVLAVLIGGYALSVAVFLILENRSPQSTFAWLFLLLIVPLGGVVIYVLFGRGRHAFSRERRLTTQLDGTTLADRAARVVAEQPTTLATLADEQPEYGQLASMLWRSARSPLTLGNRLEILQDAREKYPRLLSDMRNASHSIHLLYYEWASDPFTEDVGRLLADKVKEGVQVRILYDPVGSLTMLTRRYVRELREKGIRMHPFAPLRQLHTLSYRNHRKVAVLDGRIGYSGGLNMTEKHLTGPKGFTGWRDTHARVSGEAVPILQSVFATMWHNTTGESLFDEAFFPDAPRTSDGVAIQVVSAGPDSRWEAIRQSYLAMIALARHHVYLQSPFLVLDTSVAEALKTAALAGLDVQVMIAPAGAEWSPAYRAGLTYAADMARAGVRVVLYQGAYFHSKTACVDSILCSIGSANMDIRSFSINYETNLVIYDRRITRQLEADFQRDLERCVPFTTAEYQARTRRARLVDSTLRLCSPLL
- a CDS encoding FAD-dependent oxidoreductase; this encodes MPDRRTAAAPRLLQPITIRTLTLRNRIVFPPVTTGYEHEGHVTPRSRHFYRTIARGGAGLIVIGDVSIQPSFTPTPCVYDDSFVPGLRALADDVHAEGACIAAQLFHQEYDAAALGRIARSDGRAAAMQRLHHDMEHYCGELTHDDIAAILERFRDAARRVHAAGFDMIQVHGDRLLGMFTSGILNRRTDDYGGPLRNRARFALEVVRTIRDAAPELPIEYKLPIIRTDPPLGKGGPTLAEAEIMVPWLEEAGVASLHVALANHGAIGDTIPPMGTQPFGCFVDLAEVVKRVARVPVTAVGRIVDPDFAEELLAAGKADLVGICRGLIAEPDWPRGLQPEAREDLRPCIMCNHCASSLMSGTAMRCAINATIGEEAEEVPVQVSTPRRVLVLGGGPAGMEAAHTAARRGHRVTLVEQRDELGGQLALCATPVHKHEMAKLARYLITQVHKQGVQVRLGVTEHLSAVLDRHPADAVVVATGSSPAMPVVPGIERPEVMSAWQAMAEAAPNRREVVVVGGGSVGVETALHLAAHGSRITVVEMTDTIATGESPTVLPFIHREIARYGMRVLTGHRLLGIDDAGVHLAANDGGARCVKADQVVMAVGIRRNASFRDELTALGLECHVVGDCADDSPGTIAAAIRAGFRAGMSV
- a CDS encoding GIY-YIG nuclease family protein, whose amino-acid sequence is MPFFVYILRCSDDSLYVGFTTNLAARLDRHQTGDGSTWTRLRRPVEMVYAEEHSTLRRAETRETQLKGWTHARQYEMKAWDWKDDPRPHIRSLFETLGLRPSLKDLDVSHPEQLIGAIASTPARPVHTAGSGKNTSWQPRRETPL
- a CDS encoding type II toxin-antitoxin system RelE/ParE family toxin; the protein is MAGNDGPPAATFLLTRTAARDLRRIHARSRREWGKDVADRYLADLYAALRDAAVSPDQGRLRQHRSAPFLMIPARQHFVIYDLMPQGIVVLTVQHQVRDIETLIAELPPAFHAEVERLKRKG
- a CDS encoding CopG family transcriptional regulator, whose amino-acid sequence is MSERINARLSQPLAEFVERMVGEDGLYETPSEYVRDLIRRDMERREGAIVQDAILSGYRDVAAGRVFASSGDFKTDMKTLDRKEADGWK
- a CDS encoding site-specific integrase, whose protein sequence is MSSKEVAIRVHLFPLFGDRRLDTITTEDLQHLKSAMVARSPKTVNNVLTALSVMLRTAVEWDVIERVPCTIKLLKTPKATAAFHDFEAYERLVEAARKDDLAYLIVLLGGEAGLRCGEIMALEWSNVDQKKRQLCAAQSEWKGHVTAPKGGRLRYVPLTRRLAEALNGARHLRSQRVLCDRDGKSVTQKVVQVTVRRAARRANVKPGIHILRHTFCSHLAMRGAPARAIQELAGHQDLSTTQRYMHLSPAAIDATIRLLETGTEVAAAVEK